From the Leptospira sp. WS60.C2 genome, one window contains:
- a CDS encoding gamma carbonic anhydrase family protein — protein sequence MIRSFQGHTPSLHPSSWVAPSADVLGKVTIGEDSSIWFQCVLRGDVNTITIGKHVNIQDMTLVHVARDLYPVTIGDYVSIGHHATIHGCTLRDHSFVGMGAMIMDDVEIGEWSFVGAGSLVPPGKKIPPGVLVMGSPAKIIRDITDKDREIITRTANNYVKYKENYRNEGIGGTSLS from the coding sequence ATGATCCGTTCTTTCCAAGGCCATACACCTTCTCTTCACCCCTCGTCCTGGGTGGCACCGTCTGCGGACGTTTTAGGGAAGGTCACAATCGGTGAAGATTCTTCCATTTGGTTCCAATGTGTGCTCCGGGGTGATGTGAACACCATCACCATTGGCAAACATGTGAACATCCAAGACATGACACTCGTACATGTAGCAAGAGATTTGTATCCAGTGACCATTGGAGATTATGTATCCATCGGCCACCACGCCACGATCCACGGATGCACTCTTCGCGATCATAGTTTTGTTGGGATGGGGGCCATGATCATGGATGATGTCGAAATTGGAGAATGGTCCTTTGTGGGTGCAGGGTCCCTTGTTCCCCCAGGCAAAAAAATCCCACCTGGGGTTCTTGTGATGGGAAGCCCCGCCAAAATCATCCGCGACATCACAGACAAAGATAGAGAAATCATTACACGCACTGCCAATAATTATGTGAAGTACAAAGAGAACTATCGTAACGAAGGGATTGGGGGCACATCCCTTTCCTAA
- the odhB gene encoding 2-oxoglutarate dehydrogenase complex dihydrolipoyllysine-residue succinyltransferase produces the protein MAIEIKVPEMGESVTEATISAWTKKEGDAVKVDEVLAILETDKVSLEIPAPTSGVLKSITKKVGDVVHVRDIIGAIEEGAVASAPASSGTPAPKAETPSAQPNTGKVNEELPPAARKLIEENKLDASKITGTGRNGQITKEDVILYMEKGGASSAGTSKAAQTSPEIPKAVVVSANAGPRETVVPMTKLRQTIANRLVQAQHTAAILTTFNEVDMAPIMELRNKYKDKFKETHGVGLGFMSLFTKAAVAALKAFPAINAEIRGTDIVYKNYYDIGVAVGGPKGLVVPIVRNADLLSFAQIEQEIARLAGKVKDGKISLEDMEGGTFSISNGGVYGSMMSTPILNPPQSGILGMHNIVKRAVVVNDQIVIRPMMYLALSYDHRIVDGKEAVQFLVKIKEMVEDPTRLLFEV, from the coding sequence ATGGCAATAGAAATCAAAGTCCCCGAGATGGGGGAATCCGTAACCGAAGCAACCATCAGTGCTTGGACCAAAAAAGAAGGCGACGCTGTCAAAGTAGACGAAGTGCTCGCGATTTTAGAAACAGATAAAGTTTCGTTAGAAATTCCAGCCCCAACGTCTGGGGTCTTAAAATCCATCACCAAAAAGGTGGGGGATGTGGTGCATGTTAGGGACATCATTGGTGCCATCGAAGAAGGCGCTGTGGCATCCGCACCGGCAAGTTCAGGAACACCTGCTCCCAAAGCAGAAACTCCAAGTGCACAACCTAACACAGGCAAAGTGAATGAAGAACTTCCTCCTGCCGCACGTAAACTCATTGAAGAAAATAAATTAGATGCTTCCAAAATCACAGGCACTGGTCGTAACGGACAAATCACAAAAGAAGATGTGATCCTTTATATGGAAAAAGGGGGAGCAAGCTCCGCTGGCACTTCTAAGGCCGCACAAACTAGTCCTGAAATTCCAAAAGCGGTTGTGGTATCGGCCAATGCAGGACCTAGAGAAACCGTTGTGCCAATGACGAAACTTCGTCAAACCATTGCCAATAGACTTGTGCAAGCACAACACACGGCAGCCATTCTCACCACATTCAATGAAGTGGACATGGCGCCCATCATGGAACTTCGTAATAAATACAAAGACAAGTTCAAAGAAACGCACGGTGTAGGCCTTGGGTTCATGTCTCTTTTCACCAAAGCAGCCGTGGCAGCTCTGAAAGCATTCCCTGCGATCAACGCAGAGATTCGCGGAACAGACATTGTCTACAAAAACTACTACGACATCGGAGTCGCTGTGGGTGGACCAAAAGGACTTGTGGTTCCGATTGTTCGTAACGCTGACCTACTTAGTTTTGCACAGATCGAACAGGAGATCGCAAGACTTGCAGGTAAAGTGAAAGACGGAAAAATTTCTTTGGAAGATATGGAAGGTGGAACCTTCTCTATCTCGAATGGTGGTGTGTATGGATCGATGATGTCCACACCTATCTTAAACCCTCCACAATCAGGAATCCTCGGAATGCACAACATCGTCAAACGCGCGGTAGTTGTGAATGACCAAATTGTGATTCGTCCTATGATGTATCTCGCTCTTTCGTATGACCACAGAATTGTGGATGGAAAGGAAGCCGTGCAGTTCCTTGTGAAGATCAAAGAAATGGTAGAGGATCCAACAAGACTCCTCTTTGAGGTATAA
- a CDS encoding 2-oxoglutarate dehydrogenase E1 component, producing MTTDQMMSLYGDNVVLLEEYYKQFKEDPSSLSKDWIDFFQDLERSSVAGQGSNGGGFNGNGYVNYTSTEHRKDSSLSDFGIINLLNAYRRQGHLAANLDPLGINKPNREFIDLKIKALKPSDLDTEVDSGIANLGKTKLRNVIDWFEKTYCGSIGCEHYYLVNDEEREWLQNKMEPLANNEPIDKKTALRLFEKLYQADSFENFLAKKFVGKKRFSLEGGETMIPMLDTLVEEAGGHKMDALVIGMAHRGRLNVLVNIIRKPAGLIFAEFEEKLNPGQLGYADVKYHLGYSNHVMTHYGKEVKLSLAFNPSHLEAVDPVIFGSVRARQEMGKDLDRSKYMPVAIHGDAAFAGQGVVAETFNMMNLEGYTVGGTFHIVINNQIGFTTLPSESRSTLYATDLAKGFQVPIFHVNGDDPEAAYRVTKLALEYRQKFKKDVIIDLICYRRLGHNETDEPSFTQPQMYDIIKKHPKTIALYEQKLLQRGDITPDEIQFIKDGILQGLENSFQQAKEKDTRITVDTLGGVWSRYTKEPLDSDVHTELLQQQLGGIVKAVTTLPEGFNANPKHIKVLEDRKKMGTGELPIDWGFAEALSFGSILENGFPIRLGGQDAQRGTFSHRHATLSDIVNGKKLTLLNHISDKQAKIEIVNSSLSEYSCLGFEYGYSLADPSSLVMWEAQFGDFANNAQVIFDQFISSSEIKWQRMSGLVCLLPHGYEGQGPEHSSARLERFLQLCALDNIQVANLTTPAQYFHILRRQILQSFRKPLIIMTPKSLLRLKEAASSLEDITTGAFKKILPDPVAKPEKVEKLLFCSGKVYYDLRKAIDSQKLENVAVVRIEQLYPFPENHIKQMITSYGKLKKFVWVQEEPKNQGAWFFVRDRIEAVMPENKRLHYAGRSEFPSPACGHVVTHLKEQEDLVKDALS from the coding sequence ATGACAACCGATCAGATGATGAGTTTATACGGCGATAACGTTGTATTGTTAGAAGAGTATTACAAACAGTTTAAGGAAGACCCTTCTTCCTTATCCAAAGATTGGATTGATTTTTTCCAAGATTTGGAACGATCTTCGGTCGCGGGACAGGGATCGAATGGTGGCGGTTTTAATGGAAATGGTTATGTGAATTACACATCCACCGAACACAGAAAAGACTCTTCTCTCAGTGACTTTGGAATCATCAACCTTCTCAATGCATACAGAAGACAAGGTCACTTAGCGGCAAATCTTGATCCACTTGGGATCAACAAACCAAACCGCGAATTCATTGATCTCAAAATCAAAGCACTCAAACCATCTGACTTAGACACGGAAGTGGATTCAGGGATTGCAAATCTTGGAAAAACGAAACTGAGGAATGTGATTGATTGGTTTGAAAAAACCTACTGCGGATCAATCGGCTGTGAACACTACTACCTTGTCAATGATGAGGAACGTGAGTGGTTACAAAACAAAATGGAACCTCTTGCCAACAACGAACCCATCGACAAAAAAACCGCCTTACGTTTGTTTGAAAAACTTTACCAAGCAGATAGTTTCGAAAACTTCCTCGCTAAAAAATTCGTAGGGAAAAAAAGATTCTCGCTCGAAGGTGGGGAAACCATGATCCCCATGCTTGACACTCTTGTCGAAGAAGCGGGTGGTCATAAAATGGATGCTCTTGTGATCGGTATGGCTCACAGGGGACGCCTCAATGTGTTAGTCAACATCATCCGTAAACCGGCCGGTCTTATCTTTGCAGAGTTCGAAGAAAAACTAAACCCAGGCCAACTCGGGTATGCGGACGTAAAATACCACTTGGGATATTCCAACCATGTGATGACCCATTACGGAAAAGAAGTAAAACTCTCTCTTGCCTTTAACCCGTCTCACTTAGAGGCTGTTGACCCCGTCATTTTTGGATCCGTTCGTGCCCGCCAAGAAATGGGGAAGGACTTAGACCGTTCTAAATATATGCCAGTTGCCATCCACGGAGATGCCGCATTTGCAGGCCAAGGTGTAGTCGCAGAGACGTTTAACATGATGAATTTGGAAGGGTACACTGTGGGGGGAACGTTCCACATTGTCATCAATAACCAAATTGGATTTACCACACTCCCAAGTGAATCCAGGTCCACTTTGTATGCAACAGACCTCGCTAAAGGATTCCAAGTTCCGATTTTCCATGTGAATGGGGATGATCCAGAAGCCGCATACCGAGTCACAAAACTGGCGTTAGAATACCGCCAAAAATTCAAAAAAGATGTAATCATCGATTTGATTTGTTACAGACGTCTTGGTCACAACGAAACAGACGAACCAAGTTTCACACAACCACAGATGTATGATATCATCAAAAAACACCCAAAAACAATTGCTCTTTACGAACAAAAGTTGTTACAACGTGGGGACATCACTCCTGATGAAATTCAGTTCATCAAAGATGGAATCCTCCAAGGGCTCGAAAATTCCTTCCAACAAGCCAAGGAAAAAGACACTCGCATTACAGTCGATACACTCGGTGGTGTTTGGTCTCGTTACACGAAAGAACCACTTGATTCCGATGTGCATACGGAACTACTCCAACAACAATTAGGTGGCATTGTAAAAGCAGTGACTACCCTACCAGAAGGCTTTAATGCCAATCCTAAACACATCAAAGTGTTAGAAGATCGTAAAAAAATGGGTACGGGAGAACTCCCCATTGATTGGGGTTTTGCGGAAGCCTTGTCGTTTGGATCCATTCTCGAAAATGGATTCCCGATCCGGCTTGGGGGACAAGATGCACAACGGGGAACATTCTCTCATCGACATGCAACCCTCTCTGATATTGTGAATGGGAAAAAACTCACCCTTCTCAATCACATCAGCGACAAACAAGCAAAGATCGAAATTGTGAACTCTTCCCTTTCTGAATACTCTTGTCTCGGTTTTGAGTATGGATATTCTCTTGCCGATCCAAGTAGCCTTGTGATGTGGGAAGCACAGTTTGGTGACTTTGCAAATAATGCTCAGGTGATCTTTGACCAGTTCATTTCCAGCTCGGAAATCAAATGGCAAAGGATGTCTGGTCTTGTCTGTTTACTGCCACACGGTTACGAAGGACAAGGTCCAGAACACTCCTCAGCAAGACTCGAACGATTCTTGCAACTCTGTGCTTTGGACAATATCCAAGTGGCAAATCTCACCACACCAGCGCAGTACTTCCACATCCTACGCCGTCAAATTTTACAAAGTTTTAGAAAACCTCTCATCATCATGACTCCAAAGTCACTCCTTCGATTGAAAGAGGCTGCTTCTAGTTTGGAAGACATTACAACGGGTGCCTTTAAAAAGATCCTTCCTGACCCTGTGGCGAAACCAGAAAAAGTAGAAAAGTTACTCTTCTGTTCTGGAAAGGTTTACTATGACTTACGTAAGGCGATCGACAGTCAAAAACTAGAAAACGTGGCTGTGGTGCGAATCGAACAACTCTATCCGTTCCCTGAAAACCACATCAAACAAATGATCACCAGTTACGGAAAACTGAAAAAATTTGTGTGGGTACAAGAAGAGCCAAAGAACCAAGGAGCTTGGTTCTTTGTAAGAGATCGGATCGAAGCCGTGATGCCAGAAAACAAACGCCTCCACTACGCAGGACGTTCGGAATTCCCAAGCCCTGCGTGCGGACACGTAGTCACACACTTGAAAGAACAAGAAGATCTCGTAAAGGATGCATTGTCCTAA
- the lpdA gene encoding dihydrolipoyl dehydrogenase, with amino-acid sequence MEQYDIVVIGAGPGGYVAAVRAAQLGKKVAIIEKRKTLGGTCLNVGCIPSKALLDSSEEYHKTKHKLADHGISVKDVKIDIAKMMARKDKVVSEVTAGVDYLMKKNKITRYLGHASFVSKNEISITAEDGKKESISGTNVIIASGSSPIEIPPLPVDGKNIVTSDHAIALDAVPEHLIIVGAGVIGLELGSVWLRLGAKVTVVELMPRLFGTADQAMASLAERLLTQQGINFLFETKVHGAKVKGKKVEVEIEGKDGKKTILEGDKVLVSIGRRPNTDGLGAKEIGIEMTDRGRIKVEPNKFQTNIPNIYAIGDVIDGPMLAHKAEDEGIAVAELICGKYGHVNYKAIPWIVYTWPEVAWVGLGEEELKAKGIEYKVGKYMFKPNARAKAMNETDGQVKVLADKKTDKLLGVYIVGPRASDMIAEAAVAFEFGASAEDIARSTHAHPTLSEVLREAAMDADAKWSIHS; translated from the coding sequence ATGGAACAATACGATATCGTTGTCATTGGGGCAGGTCCTGGTGGGTATGTGGCTGCGGTTCGCGCAGCCCAACTCGGCAAAAAAGTAGCCATCATTGAAAAAAGAAAAACTCTCGGGGGGACTTGTCTAAACGTTGGATGTATCCCTTCCAAAGCCCTTCTCGATTCTTCGGAGGAGTATCACAAAACCAAACATAAATTAGCTGACCATGGAATCTCGGTGAAAGATGTCAAAATTGACATCGCCAAGATGATGGCTCGTAAAGACAAAGTGGTGAGTGAAGTGACAGCAGGTGTTGACTACCTGATGAAAAAAAACAAAATCACTCGTTACTTGGGTCATGCAAGTTTTGTGTCTAAAAACGAAATTTCCATCACTGCAGAAGATGGGAAAAAAGAATCCATCTCTGGAACGAACGTCATCATTGCCTCTGGTTCCTCTCCTATTGAAATCCCTCCACTCCCTGTGGATGGAAAAAACATCGTCACCTCAGACCACGCCATTGCCCTTGATGCCGTTCCTGAGCACCTCATCATTGTGGGTGCCGGGGTCATTGGACTCGAACTAGGATCCGTTTGGTTACGCCTTGGTGCCAAAGTCACTGTGGTGGAACTGATGCCACGCCTTTTTGGAACGGCTGACCAAGCGATGGCAAGTCTTGCCGAAAGACTTCTCACTCAGCAAGGAATCAATTTCCTCTTTGAAACCAAAGTACATGGCGCCAAGGTCAAAGGAAAAAAAGTTGAAGTCGAAATCGAAGGGAAAGACGGCAAAAAAACAATTCTCGAAGGAGACAAGGTGCTTGTTTCCATTGGTCGCCGTCCGAACACGGATGGACTTGGTGCCAAAGAAATTGGGATCGAGATGACAGACCGTGGTCGTATCAAAGTCGAACCAAACAAATTCCAAACGAACATTCCTAATATTTATGCCATTGGGGACGTGATTGATGGACCGATGCTTGCGCACAAAGCAGAAGACGAAGGGATTGCCGTCGCCGAACTCATTTGTGGAAAGTATGGTCATGTGAATTACAAAGCCATTCCTTGGATCGTTTACACTTGGCCGGAAGTGGCATGGGTTGGTCTCGGTGAAGAAGAACTCAAAGCCAAAGGCATCGAATACAAAGTGGGTAAGTATATGTTCAAACCCAACGCTCGTGCCAAAGCCATGAACGAAACGGACGGACAAGTGAAAGTCCTAGCCGACAAAAAAACGGACAAACTGCTCGGAGTCTACATCGTAGGACCAAGAGCTTCTGACATGATTGCAGAAGCAGCAGTAGCGTTTGAGTTTGGTGCCAGTGCCGAAGACATTGCACGTTCGACACATGCCCACCCGACTCTTTCAGAAGTCCTCAGAGAAGCGGCGATGGATGCTGATGCGAAATGGTCCATCCATTCGTAA